The sequence below is a genomic window from Pecten maximus chromosome 14, xPecMax1.1, whole genome shotgun sequence.
ccgtccgtccctccgtccgtccgtaaacaattcttgttatcgctaatcctcagaaagtactgaagggatctttctcaaatttcatatgtgggttccccttggtgcctagttatgcatattgcattttgagaccaatcggaaaacaacatggccgacaggcagccatcttggattttgacaattgaagtttgttatcgctatttctgagaaagcgctgaagagatctttctcaaatttcatatgtaggctccccttggtgcctagttatgcatattgcattttgagaccaatcggaaaacaacatggccgacaggcagccatcttggattttgacaattgaagtttgttattgctatttctgagaaagtgctgaagagatctttctcaaatttcatatgtaggctccccttggtgcctagttatgcatattgcattttgagaccaatcggcaaacaacatggctgacaggcagccatcttggattttgacaattgaagtttgttatcgctatttctgagaaagtacggaagggatctttctcaaatttcatatgtaggctccccttggtgcctagttatgcatattgcattttgagaccaatcggaaaacaacatggccgataggcagccatcttggattttgataattgaagtttgttatcgctatttctgagaaagtactgacgggatctttctcaaatttcatatgtaggctccccttggtgcctagctatgcatattacattttgagaccaatcggaaaacaacatggccgacaggcagccatcttggattttgataattgaaatttgttatcgctatttctgagaaagtactgaagggatctttctcaaatttcatatataggttccccatggtgcctagttatgcaaattgcattttgagaccaatcggaaaacaacatggccgacaggcagccatcttggattttgacaattgaagtttgttatcgctatttctgagaaagtactgaagggatctttctcaaatttcatatgtatattccccttggtgcctagttatgcatattgcattttgagacctatcggaaaacaacatggccgacaggcagccatcttggattttgacaattgaagtttaatatcgctatttctgagaaagtactgaagggatctttctcaaatttcatatgtaaatttcccttggtgcctagttatgcatattgcatagttatgcatattgcatattgagaccgatcggaaaacaaacatggccgacaggcagccatcttggattttgacaattgaagtttgttatcgctatttctgagaaagtgctgaagggatctttctcaaatttcatatgtaggtttcccttggtgcctagttatgcatattgcattttgagacctatcgggaaacaacatggccgacaggcagccatcttggattttgacaattgaagtttgttatcgctatttctgagaaagtactgaagggatctttctcaaatttcatatataggttccccttggtgcctagttatgcatattacattttgagacctatcagaaaacaacatggccgacaggcagccatcttagattttgacaattgaagtttgttatcgctatttctcagaaagtactgaagggatctttctcaaattttcgtATTTAGgtccaattgaagtttgttatcgctattttacagaaggtactgaagggatctttctcaaatttcatatgtaggttccccttggtccctggtgttgcattttgggaccaatccgaaaacaacagacagccattatcgcaaaatcttgaattttatatataggttccccttgtttgaaaagtactagagggctgtttctgaatttacacagattagtaagacttagaggaagggaaaagtagagaaaagatcaatctgacatggaacctataaagatcattcaatggtgggcgccaagatccctctgggatctcttgttaaaaaATATCGGCTCAACCTGgtttaaaatatgtaataccAATAACCATCCGGATTATCTATCCtaaataaaatattagaaaaaaaataaaaaaaatgaggGAACATGATCTCCATTACAGTACCACAATATTTCCCCAATCACTCGTGATTTTGATTATAGAGCCATTAATAATAATTTTCCCATCCAATCTTTTGTGAATTTGCTTACATAACCATATGATGTATTTCCTAACCACTTGTAATTCCACAACAAATTGTTATATTTCCTCAACCACCCGTGATCTCGATAACAGCTCGTATTTCCCAGATCACTCGTTATATCGATTAAACATTCGTTTGCATTCTTCAAATCACACCTGATCTAGATTACAGAACACACTAAAAACCACTATTTCTAATTCTCAAGTCAACTGTGGCCGCGACTACAAAACCACTAGTTCTAATTCTCCAGTCAACTGTGGCCTGGACTACAGTACCCCTAGTTCTAATTCTCCAGTCAATTGTGGCCTCGACTACAGAAACACTAGTCATATCTACTAATCACATATGACCTCGACTACAGAAACACTAGTTATATTTCCTATTGACATGTGGCCTCGGCTACAGAACCACTAGTCATATCTACTAATAACATATGACCTCGACTACAGAAACACTAGTTATATTTCCTATTGACATGTGGCCTCGGCTACAGAACCACTAGTTATAATTCCCCGATCAACCGTGACTTCAAACCACTAGATATATTTCCTCAATCACCGATTATCTTGATCACATCATCACTAGTCATATTTACCCAATCATTCACACAGGATTTTGATTACAGAAACACTTTTTTCCTATATCAACCGTGATCTCGATTACAGAATTACTGATTATATTTTCCAAATCACTCGTGATCTCGATCGAAATGTCATTGATTCTATTTCCTCAATCACTCGTGATCTTGATAACAGAACCTCTAGTCACACTAGTGTCCCGTACATCACACTTTATCTttgtctttgttacatgtatgcaATTAGTAAGTTGTCCAATTTCACTCTAGTATCCCGTGTAACTTTACCTGTTATACAACAGATAAATGGGTCATCAGCCTCACTCTTAATATTCTGTTTAACAGTTGCCGGCAGATAACAATGTTGCCATCAGGTAAGGTAAACCTCACCAGTAATAAAAATCCATTTCTATGAGAAGgtaattttgtttgatatataaatggGATTTTGATATGACATCATTGCTTCATATATTTAGACTAATAAATGTAAGCATGCCACCTGCGAACTGTAAATAACTTCAAAactgttttaaaactttaaatgtTTGCAAGTAAAAGATTTTTTGAACAATTATTCAaatttactgtgatatatttattttaatgtattacCAAAATGAATGAAGTTATTTTCTATACgtttagttaatttatttgAGGTTATCGCTTCATAACAACGACAGCACGCCAGCATTTATAATTTGacttaataacaatatcaaattcACCTCGAGGCGCAGTACTTTGAATTCCGTAGATTATCTCACAATCAAAACAGCCAACATTTCTTAAACTTCACATGGTATTACACTATAAAATGAGGGTATGTGATTGTTTTTCTGTATGCTACTAAAGTCAAGGTCGCTGTCACTAAAGACAGTCAAAACAAATCATCTAATGCCGAAGGGCCAAACTCGAGATTTCACATCGTGATACACTAAAATGCAAAATCTGGTAATATACTGTCTTGAATTAGGCATGATGATACAGGGTGAAATACagatttgtaatattttgatatagagTTCCTAAGGTCAGGGTCACTGTTACCAAATAAGACTGAGAGTGTAATGTCTAAAAAGATTATATTAAGCCCATACAGAACGCGACTTGTTCTTACATTAAGTATGACTGACATGCAGTTATAGGTTTAGAAACTTCGGAAGGTCTGACAATATCGGCAGTAAACATATAGAATCGGGATATTTTGCATGATGGTACACTGAAATACAAATGTGAAATGGGAGATTAAAACAATTCCTGATCTCAAGGCCGCTTTTAATGAATTTGGGTGATCATCGTTCAATGTTTAATGGTCAAATAATAGTTGATTCATAACATAACAGTTACTCCTTTCAATTGAATGCATGCATACCACATTTTACTCACGGTGTCACAACTATTTCTTTGCCAGACAGAATGTGTCTTCAACCTCCCCTACACCATTGATGGGATATATCGTCGAAAGACGAGCTTCCACTGTGCATCCATTGAAGGACGGAAAGATACATTCAAAGGACAAATATAACATCAAGACTGCATTAAAATTTCCCATGGCAGCTATTTCCAGAAACATACTGGATCGTTATCTTGAGTACCGCCAGATACAGCGAGTTAATGATTTTAAGGAACTTCATGATCCTCGCTTTTCTGTGGTAGAGCCTGACAGAAAATCAGGGCCCTTAACAGCTGGTTCACAACTCACGATCAGAATATCTCTTTATAATGGTTATAACCAGTCACTGACTCAAGGAGGTGATCTACTTAATATTTGGCTTCGAAATTCGGGAGGAAGCTCGACTGTAGCTGGTCACGTCGTCGATCATATGAACGGAACTTACACAGGTCACGTGATGGCGTTTTGGGCCGGAAATGTCACTGTCAAAGTGACCGTTACCAACACGAAAGAGGGAATCGGTTTATATACCAACTACGTACATGAGCATGGCTCTTATAAATTTATCAAAGCAACATTTTCGGAAAACAAGAAAAGTGAAACGACTCTATGTGCACCAACGCTGTCTTCTTGGTTGAACAAAAGATACAGTGGAATCTGTAACCTGACTAAGgaaaattacaatatttctttattctGTGGAAAACCGAAGTCTGTGTCATGTACGCACTGGGTGAAATATGGCTATGATGATTCACTGTTTCTAGACCGCAAAACAACGAAAGTACTCGGGTAAGTGTAATCATTAAGATAATTAGTTTGAACAGGTAACAACAGGTTTTCCTTCATAATAATACATTCACTGTAAAGTGCTGAATTTGTATCAATTGTATGATATTTTCGCGTTCTATACTTATAACAGACATAGTTTACGTATGTGAACATTCATGTTTTTTTTGCATACGCTGatagaagaaaataaatatgttaattttgCTAAAACCTAACgaaaaacataataaaacaaattaacgTGTTTAAAGGTGTAATGTGGGAATACGTTTTGTTCAGCTACAAGGACGTGTTGCTGAAGCTGATCCAACTGACCATTGTTCCAAGTAGGtgctgttgttttattttatcattattttttctgaGTTACCCTTTTTTTTGATGGAATGTattgaaagtaaaatatataaatgaattaataataataatgataaatcCCCACAAAAAATGGAGTTATCGCTCGTTTGCGAATCTGTCTTCATTTTCTTGTTCCATGTCATCGCAGCAAGAGCTGTggttagataaaaaaaaaactggctTTGGTGATATACAGTCATATTAAAATACCAGACCTGGACACAGTGACATTAAAACCTGCCATTTATctttgatgttgataaatcaACTGCCAGCGTTTTCTATGGGCGGTTTAAACGGACGGAAAAATATTAAGGCCATAGTCAGCGCCATGCAATATGAGTTGTTTAAGTTTCTTTGTTCCATACCTACAGGGTTGGGGGTAAAAGCCTTTGACATAGACGTTCTATGGTTATTCTCTTTAGTGCACCTGATGACTATATCGCCTTTTTACGTTGAGAACAAGACGTTACTTAAATCTACtattagatacatgtacatacgcaAGATTTATCATTTGGATGGAACAGCAGACCTTTGTCCGTCTGTAGGATATGTTAAGTATTTCCGAATACTTTGTTTGCAATGTTTTTGACGTTAATATATACTCGTGTTCTTGATTAAATTAAGTATTTCTCTCAAAAACTGATTTCCTTGTTTTAGGTTCTAATGGCGATCTAGATTACCCAGTGCCTAAAATACCATGCACAGATTTGCCTCCCGCTTTAACATGGAACAGCACAGTACCATCCGGTTTCCTCTATAAAGGAAAGTATCACAACCTTATATGTCGAACAACAGTAAATCCCAGTGCTGAGAAATATCGAGCGTGTCTAAAAAACAGACAGATTGTTTCGATTGGAGATTCTACAACTAGACAATGGTTCCTCCGTCTGGCGGCCATTTTGGGAATACAAAATTCCACTGGTATTCCATCAAATGTGGTATGGCAAAAGTTCGCTCGCGCCTATAACCCTACTCTTGGACTTGACACTGAATGGCAACCACATGAACTTCCATTCCACGGGGCTCCGGGTTCGGACAGAAAGACCATTAAATCTGTAGCCAACAGACTGGATAGAATTCCTGCCAAAAGCACCGCCATCATTATTGTCCACTGGTATGCCCATATCGCTAGGTGTTGTGACCACGTAGCCTTAAGGGAGCACGTGCGAAATGCAAAAGTAGCCATGACTAGGCTCCTGAAGAGGTCCCCGGATGttcaaattttcattaaagGCCCTCACCTCGTGAAATATGCCCATGCGTTGAAGCCATATGCCTACATTGGTATGTTCGTAGAGCAGGTTCTATTGGAGGAGCTACATGATTTAATTAACAGAATCATCTTCCTTGACCAGTGGGACATGTCGGTAGCTAAGGAAAACATAAATGTTCATCCTGACACCATGTTGGACGATATATCATTAAACAACCTCATCAATTTTGCATGTAAAATACGTTAAATCAATGTAAGAAATACGTTTTGCTTTAATATTATGCAAGTATGTTTTTATTCCTAACGATTTTTTATACCAGATATGGCGATTTTGGTCAATAAATTGTGAGAACAAAAAGTATGTAATCCACATGTATCAAACCTAAAACTCAAAGATTATCTTAGCTTCAATAAGAATGGAAATGTTGATGTACTCAAAATGTAGTTAACAATGATACGGTTGGTTAGACTGACAGAACGTTGTGCATCTACAGAGATTAAAACTTGCAAATAAAGATTTCAGGGTAATTAATTGCTTATAAGATTTTGCTCTTGTTAGCCGATGATCTACGCTGTCGTACACAAGATATTCATCTACCTTAATGGTTGTTCGATTTCTAATTTACCGATagttgtgttttgttgttgtgaCCTGGAAATATAGGTTGTAACCATAGTAATATATCTAGTAAGGCTGACAAATTATAGCGACTGTTCGCGAAGTACTAGTATTTGTTTGTGAATaagtaatattattttatatgttttaagtCATATGTTGATTTTTTCAAAGCTTTTTTCTATGCCAAATGTCGACCACTGCCTTGGAAACGGTGACcggaaaatatatatttatcacagggAACATCTCCAAACCATTTCAGAtgtttctttatttcataaacgaaagCTTTATAATTTGCGTTGTCAGCTTTAATACATTGAcaatttgtaatgatttttggGTTCTATTTGAAATGTTGATTATGATTCATTATGCTACATCACCGACAGCGTATAGAGTGCGTGTcacttaaatatttacaaaatgcaCCCGCAGTACATAAATAGAtctaatttaaaagatttatttaaaatatcaaacgTTTGGAAAGTGAAAAAGCATACAGGAACACATTCCTGTTTTCAATCAATTATGATTACTCTTTGTCGGAGATGTAGGATCTATGAAGTACGAATTTGATCTATATACTAGTACTTAAACAGATAGATACACCTtattcatataatataaatcaacgTTAATGATAGACTAATAACTTGTGGATATTTTCATTGATGCCAATTTCAAACATGATACACGGACCAGCCTTCATGTACATTGCAACATAGTTCATATTTGAAACGATTACTGTTCATAGCGTCGCCATACTGGAATGAACTAATGCCATGTATATGTATCGTTATATGATAACAAAGTACACGATTTATGTAGAGAATACACCtgctaaaaatatataaatggtatatttttgttgttaaaatgcacatatatattaaatgttatttattttgaaagttaacCTTGCAGACATTATATTTATCAGCAAATTTTCGAAAGTGTATTATTTGACTTTATTGTGAAGACATTTCCACTGGATCTAGACTTAGACTTATTTAATGTGGTAGCTGGAAGGCCGTCACATTATATAAGAATATTTTAAGTACAGACTAGCTtcgcggtttatgaaaagagtacaccgcagtttactcttttcataaaccgcttcgaGGTTTATTCAGAatacaccccagttttttgtgttattgctcaataacgtaaaaaaatattacagttaacccttataatgtaattaacaccgataagaaacattttcattaagtttaacatgtttattttgctccagatattaaaaaaaacacataggtaaatacaaaatcccgtgaacaacgattactccgctgtataactgaaagtagttccttttgttttttttatgttatgagatgataacataattgtttagccaatgaaaatgcttgttacaagcaaaattagATTATTTCAAACTATCATAAATCCTTGGAATATATTAgtcttataaagtaaataagtgtatatacatgcaCCTGTTACTACCAGCGTAAAACTTAATTGAGAGTTACAAATATCTACAAGAAGATGAGATAAGAGCTATGCTTTATTAGATCTGAATGTACACACATTAATAAGCAGTTTACATTTATTAGGTGAATTCAACTGCATATTAGTTATTTGAACTCAAATCTAAACTTCCTTAGATTACTTCCTCAAATAATCACTCTCTGTACAAATTCATACTCACTTGAAACCTATAGAGTAACTCCCCTAACATAACTTCATATCCCTAACGCCTACCCTAACATGATGATATTTACATCAATCGATTCCTCCCACATCATTGACCGGCAATAAAAGATACAGGTAAAAAGAGTCATCCGTCCATCCCAACTATGACAGACTCAGTCAATATCCCTAAGTAAACTTCACCATTACTCcaaaatatctatattccaAAACAACAAATTctacaaattatcattattccTAACGCCAATACAACCCTCGACATTCACAGGACAAAGTACAAGCTGCATTAGGACTAGGCATTCACCAAGTAACCTGACGAATTGTATAATTCAACACACATAAAACAGACGACTGTGTTAATCAACAGCTAAATGAGAAGTGAACCTCTTCGGAAAACATCAAGGAACACGGTCGGTTTTCATGTAGAAATACTCTGTCGTCGGTTTATCCGTcgttatctctatttctcatgACCGCCATAATTGTATACAAACCAAAAAGAACGTTGGttatacatccgttaatgataaCTGTAAAGTCAATCAATTATTCCCATATCTCAGTTGAAAATTCCGTTGAagtattgataaaaaaaaacaaacaaaaaaaacacgtCCACACACAATTCTAAACGTCACTTCCGTCCGTACTGAAAATGAAGCATGACACAGTATAAACATCGTCGATATGTTGCATTTTTACGACCACAACTGATAACAACTATCATGGACATTAACAAACCCATTAGTAAAGATTAAGTATATAAATTACGTAAACATCATTGCTAAAACTGATATTTCCAAgtgtaaagataaaaaaaaccattgGGTCACACTACCGATTTGTCACAATATCAATATGAGATGCAGCTGTTTGGGCTTATATTGTTCAACAATCATTTATATGACACTGGTTTTACAAACAACTTATTTATGGCAAAAGAGGTGTTAAATGTCTTGCAAATGATTAAAACCCTGCGCAAAATAGATGCAGAGAAGTAGATGGGAAGATCAGATAGTTCACCCGACGGTGCATCTAGCATGTTATTTGCTCTTGCGGTGGTGCTTCTAGCATGTTAATTGCTCTTGCGGTGGTACATCTAGCATGTTATTTGCTCTTGCGGTGGTGCTTCTAGCATGTTAATTGCTCTTGCGGTGGTGCTTCTAGCATGTTAATTGCT
It includes:
- the LOC117342390 gene encoding NXPE family member 3-like isoform X1, producing the protein MDKLLLTKVFVVLAMMGIFFVTIMYLDVIPIPIKYLTKQFPTDNEATKRQNVSSTSPTPLMGYIVERRASTVHPLKDGKIHSKDKYNIKTALKFPMAAISRNILDRYLEYRQIQRVNDFKELHDPRFSVVEPDRKSGPLTAGSQLTIRISLYNGYNQSLTQGGDLLNIWLRNSGGSSTVAGHVVDHMNGTYTGHVMAFWAGNVTVKVTVTNTKEGIGLYTNYVHEHGSYKFIKATFSENKKSETTLCAPTLSSWLNKRYSGICNLTKENYNISLFCGKPKSVSCTHWVKYGYDDSLFLDRKTTKVLGYKDVLLKLIQLTIVPSSNGDLDYPVPKIPCTDLPPALTWNSTVPSGFLYKGKYHNLICRTTVNPSAEKYRACLKNRQIVSIGDSTTRQWFLRLAAILGIQNSTGIPSNVVWQKFARAYNPTLGLDTEWQPHELPFHGAPGSDRKTIKSVANRLDRIPAKSTAIIIVHWYAHIARCCDHVALREHVRNAKVAMTRLLKRSPDVQIFIKGPHLVKYAHALKPYAYIGMFVEQVLLEELHDLINRIIFLDQWDMSVAKENINVHPDTMLDDISLNNLINFACKIR